The nucleotide sequence gctgtaaattcaccacttccaagAAGAAGAGCGATAACAATGTTATCTTAGAGCCTCAAGGTGCAGAGATGCTCCTCTGTGACGCTGCATTATGTCCACAGCTCTTTGTACTAAAGAGTAGCATGAACGTTGAGAGCGCTTATTccacagcaaaatctggggcCCAAACGTAGTGCTCATTTTGGCAGCTGTGTGAGTTTTAGAGTCcacagtcatttttatccttaaTAGATTTAGTCAAAGTCCAGCAGtaggtggctgcttgctctgctgccattcagcggctaacaagtggagctaacggctaacagccattgctgcaactaacaaactccacaaatccattcagcagctctgccatccacagtcagacacacgaCTGATTATtcactgctgaattacagctcacaactcaaaacaaaatttttgtcaacaaaattaATACTGTAAAAAAACGGCCCCAGAAGCACACTGCACAGCATGCTGACTagccccccccaaaaaatagaCCACAGGACTTGTAACAGTCTCAGTCCactgaggggtctccaactgatgattCTAATCTGTGGCTTTCAAGGAGCAGCCCTGGTTaggtttttatttgtcaagagATAAACAAAAACTCAGATGATCTTCAGTACTGTGTGGTTTGATCAGAGTCGACTCAAATCGACTCATCAACTGATGTTGCGAAACTCTGATTGGTGCATGAAATACATGACCTAATATAAGTCACCTTTTCCCAACTGAACCCAGTATGAAAGTTCGTGTTTCTGACGTTGAGTCCCAGATGCAGAGTAAAATAAATTTGGGCAAACTGATCAAACAAACTCCACCACTTTTTCCAGGTTCTCAGGTGCTGTACAGGAAGTGGTCGCCCTACAGAACACAAATTTGTGAATCCTAGGTTAGGGAAGGtatgacccgccctactctccctgtgattggctagtactcgttgcctTCAGTGGTCgtattggttaggtttagggtaAGAATGCCAGgatgagccaatcagaggcagagtaaatCAAAATAAGGCGGGTCATTCCCTCTCTATCCTAGGAAACGCAAACTTCCCAACAGGATGCTGCTGTCAGACTTTGTCATCAGAAATAGACTCCACCCGTTAACCCTTTCTCCACCCTGACCTCCCACATGTACAGGAAGAACTCCCCCTACAGGACACTGGAGCCAGTACGCCCCCCGGTGGTGCCCAACGATTACGTCTCCAGCCCCACCAGGAACAATATGGCTGTCGGACAGCTTCCCAGTCCTGCCCGCACCGCCACCCTCAACCATCGCCCCCGAACATACAGGTAGAGGGGTTGGCGTGTAAACATGGCTGCCAGAGTGCGACTTGAGAGctttttcctcccctctcatGGCGATGTTTTTATGTGATCACAGAAAGGCAGATCTTCAACACATCTGCAAGTCTAGCGTGGGACTCCAAAGTTAAAAATCTTTGGAGTCACTGAGTGTATCACtattgtacttttattttaataacgATGTTGAGGtttgacaaacacatttcatcTAGACTGACAGATGTGTTGAAGATAAGTCCTGACTAACTACTAACGTTGCATCCTTTCAACACGTCCTTCTTTCTCAGTGTGCTTTATTAACTTCATGCTTTCATTCTTGGCTGATCTGATCACTTGTAACAAGGTGAGCGAGCATGAGCAAATGCTTTGGACGTCATATATGTCACATGGTGAGAAACGTACCAAGAAAAATGATCCCAAACCTGGAGTTCagtttttaaagagaaaagaTCAAAATGTTAACTTCAACCACAACAACTTTTTTAATCTTATAGGAAGAGTTTCCctccacacagacaggaaacactCCTTTCAGATGAGCTTAGGTTAAAGGACGGttaaacattttgggaaacgAGTTGCATTCTTACAGACAGTGatggtgctttcagacctagagtggtctcctttggtctgaatcagagACTCatggttggtttgtgttctcacggcagcatgtCGAACTGCCGAACCTTTAAACCTTTATAAGATTTTGACCTGTCCCCTGGAGCGTCTCTGTGGATGGTCAATGAGTGTGGACAATGCAGAAAAATAATAGAGCAATCTGCTGTTACATGATTCCCAAAACCTTTGCTCGTGAGTTCTCACCTGTCTTCTTGTTTCGTTGTTGAACTTTGCTTCATCACAAACTCTGCTGCtgtccagtgtttcctctgtgatgtcactcagCAGTGATGCTCAGGGAGTTTCTATAGTTGATTTAAAACGCAGCTTTGTGCTAAAATATGTCTCATGGTTACTGCAGTGAAACGGGTAGTTATTAATTagtgaataaaaacattcaAGTTGACTGATAAACAATATTAAATAGTAAACATAAATGTAACACATATTAAGCAAAGGTATTCATCTTATGATCTTTAGTCTTATATTGCTTCCTAAGACAATCACTCCCTAACAGATGTCACAGTTTTAACTGGCTAAAATCCTGTTCACTGatatcaacatttttctgtTAATTTTGCATCTGACAGTCGTGTTGTTTGAGCATCACTGCTGAGTGAAGTCAGAGGACACAAACTAACTTCCTGCTTTCATCCTCGCAGCATCAACTAACTgattttcttctcattcattgaTTCAGTGTGCAGCTTTACTGTCTCTCCTCTGCAGTTTATCCACCTGTGTGAGCCTCTAACAGGCTGCCTGTTGATGCTCTGGATGGGAAAACTATTTCTCATCCAATCACCATCTCTGTCTGTGCTGGTCTGGAGCCGTCAGCCAATCAGattctgtgtctgcagcttttCATTGCTTCATATCTTCTGTGCCGACATTAACGTTtgactcactgctgctgctctaacagccaccgctctgcttttattctgaagtttCTCTGCAGGCAGCTGACTtacttctctttctgtcttatcAATCTTCATCACTTCATCAGCTGCTCTGACATCCTCTTCTCTCCTGTCTTCATTATCTGCTTGTGTCATGAAGGAGGTGTGTCACGTGGCATGAAGCGtaaaaagagtttcagacctgtatcagcaTGTTtgtagctttcttttaaaaatatttagcgagctGGCTTCCCTGATATTTATACGTAGTATGTTCCAAAGTTTTGGGGCGtcactgacaaaggctgcatccctgatcttcCTCCAGCTGTttctgggaacctccaataacTACAGCtaacaaccagcagcagatgatcgcagtgttcaTGGAGACAAATAGTTCACAAGGGAGTTAGCGATGTAGCTCAGTCCCAGCCCCTGTAGGCTAAAGAAGGCAAAGTTGAGCTGTAGACACATTTTCTAGACCTGAACACTTTTACAGTACATTAATaatcctgctgtgtgtgtgtgtgtgtgtgtgtgtgtgtgtgtgtgtgtgtgtgtgtgtgtgtgtgtgtgtgcagtggtaGCAGTGGTGGCAGccatcccagcagcagcagtcgcagcagcagcagggagaaCAGTGGCAGCGGCAGTGTGGGCATTCCCATTGCCGTGCCGACGCCGTCCCCACCCTCCACCTTCCCAGGTAACACATGCAAGCAACGCACACACGTTTATACTTTACAAcatctttccttccttctctaTCCTTCCAACCTTCCTGATTTAATAGAATAATAGAAACTCTTagctcatttttattttgagtttGATTTAATGTTTCTGTTGATGTGATTAGACGCCAGGAAGAATATTCACTCTGTTTTAATAAAACTAACAATGATCCTAATAAATCAACGATTAATTTAATTCCCTTCCTTCGCTTTTTTCTTCCATCCTAacatttatattaaaatgtACCTGCACAAAGATGATTAAAGCACATATACAGCTTATTATTGGATGTAATGTTTGAACATATTCCTGTAGCAGCCACTTAACTCCTAATATTCCctgcttccttccttccttgctTCCTTCTCCCCTTTCCTTCTCCTGAAGTTTCCCCGACTGCTGGACCAGCTAGCTCTTCCTCCACTGCTCCCaactcctccccctccccctccccgactccttcctccttctcctcctcctcctccaccacaacCTTAACACAACCCAACGCAGCCTTACCACCAAACTCACCCGCACAACACGCCGACTCACCTCCTCAGACAAACACGCGATCAAACGCACCCGCCAACACCTATAACCCCGCCCCCGGCACGTCCGACGTAGAgctgtctcctctccttcctcctgcccctcctcctccactctcctcctcctcctcctcctcatcacctGCTGAAGGTGAGTTTCTGCACCGCCTTTGTCGTTGGCGCTCTGCCTTCCTCCATCCTTCAtttccttcttcttttctgttttaattcagctcctggttaaaaaacctcctgaacactgaagaaattttaaccaggagaagtttcagcaggttacaatctgcagtcctcaccactagacgccactaaatctccTTAAATcttcaaactgttcctttaattccGTCTGTCGGATacttttttaatcaacatttcatATCCTGCCTTCTCATCTGATCTCAGACCATCTTTAGTTTAAATTTGTTTACGTCTAAATGTTGAAAACTAAACCTAAAAAGATTGTGAGGGATTCAGACTCAATAAAATGTTCTGCAGCTCAGACCCCACAGACTGAGCCTCTGATTACACACAGTCtgctctgcttttatttttaggaGCTGCACAGACACAAGAGTCACAGCAATCACAGAATAACTTTAATTCTGACTGTAGAGACTCGTTCAGCAGCCTGCACACACAACATACAGCTGTCTTCATTTGGCTCATTGTTCATCTTCACATCCTGCTTTTTTATATGCGTTTGGTTTTTTGGTTCACTGTCAAATACACGCTGCTCTCTCACAGTAACTTCACAGTAACACAGGGTACATGATACGGTCAGTGTGGAACATGGACACAGCTTTTTATATTTGGTAGTTTTTATCACCTTGAAGCCTGAGATCAGTCcagagtgttttttaaaaatagtaataatgataaactttatttatctaGTGCTTTTCAAAAACAAGTTTACAAGTTTGGAGTCAGTTCAATGGAGCTAAAAACggaaacaaataaaagagacaatgaataaaaatgtgagGATAAGGAAATTAatgaaagcaaaaaacaaacacaaacgaAAAACCTCTAGTCAAAATCCAGTTAATGAGTTTTGAAGGAGGACAGCAAGGTGACTTGTCTGAGTCCCAGTAGAAGGTTGTTCCACAGTTGtaccctccctctgtctcaagTCTCACCCTGGGGACCGAATACAACAGCAGAGCCCTGCACtatgaagccagttcaacttctGCAGGATATCGTCTcattatctggtttgactaacgCGTCACATTGGCCGTCTGGATAACCGGTagtacaaagctggttatcaactagttcagtcagctctgagttttcctatccagccacgagtgagttcatgtgaaagaggcgggTGTGTTACTGacgagtgacatcatcagagctatgaatgaaggaggctgcttcgtatcatatgagatgaaacgCACCAAATGTTTCTGGGACTGAAATAAGAGGTGGAAAAGTAGTTAGTGACTGACCGAAGTATTGCATTAATAGTACCGAGAGCCAGTTAACAGagtgtggattatttttcacCAATCAAAACCTAATTTCTCCAAAGTGTTGAGTGTTTAAGCCGCCGAAAAGATCTGTTAAATCTTTTGATTTTAAATACATGAATCACCAGTTCTGACCAGgatcctctgtcctctgtctgtcctctgtctgtcctctgtctgtcctctgtctgtctcaggtCCTATCGTCCCTCAGTTCTTCAGTATGAACCGGCCTCAGCCCCGCCAGCAGGCTCCTCAGGTGGGGGGGTCGCTGCCGTACCGTCGCCCCCCGTCTGTGACTGGTCagccaatagaaacacagaaccAGGTCAACGGGGGTCCTTACTACAACCAGAGCCCAGGTATTATacactgtctcacacacacacacacacacacacacacacacacaatctggaACAGAACAAGTTGATTTATTCAGGAGATATTTTCCTCCTCATTGAACTCTTACTTTAATTATCAGTGTAATAAAATGATCTATAACTTGATTAACtctcatgtgtgtgttggcagcatcccccccgcccccctccctcctccagtTCACTCCTCAGCTTCCTCTGATGGGTTTCGTTGCTCGAGTTCAAGAGTCCAGTAAGTCTCATTAAGgcacacacacctgaaaacaCATAATACACGACCATTCACATACACTGAGCATGTGTGTGCCAGtgtaaagaggaagaggattgTTTACTCTGtggttggttgcttagttactACAAAGATGGCAAACGGTAAGAGATGCTtggactgacagacaggaagggAAAGGAAGgacaggaaaggaaaagaaaggaagggaaggaaaggaagggaAATGAAAGGAAGGTGAAGGAAGAAGGGAcgggaaaggaaaggaaaggaaaggaaggacGGGAAAGGAAGggaaaagaaggaaggaagggaaggaaaggaagggaaaggaaaggaatgtgaaggaagaagggaaaggaaggaaaggaaaggaaggacaggaaaggaaaggaaggaaggaagggaaagGAAGGTGAAGGAAGAAGGGAcgggaaaggaaaggaaaggaaagNAGGGAAAGGAAGgacaggaaaggaaaagaaaggaagggaaggaaaggaagggaAATGAAAGGAAGGTGAAGGAAGAAGGGACGGGAAaggaagggaaggaaaggaaaggaaggaaaggaaagaaggggaaggaaaggaagggaTGGAAGAAGGGAAGGGAAAGGGAGGAAGGggaagggaaggaaggaaggggaaggaaaggaaggggaggaaggggaagggaaggaaggaaggggaaggaaaggaagggaaggaaaggaaggaaggaaaggaaggaagggaaagaaaggaaaggaaaggaaaggaaggaaaggaaaggaagggagCATCCTTACAAGCAGGATGACATCACAAAAGGTATGTAGACTTAGCTACCCAGTCAGGGAAGCAAATGTTTCCGTTTCAGTAGTGTGGACGCTGGGCATGAATGTAGCAGTAGTGGgtgcagcagtagctcagtccacagggacttGTCTTGGGAACCAGAGGCTCAAGTCCCGGTTCTGGCCAAGTATGGACCATGGgctggcagctggagaggtgccagttcgcctcctCGCCTCTTCCTTGTGCAAGACACTGAAcctcagtgttttattttactaaaTCAAATGTATAGGAGGTTTTGGTGTAAAGCACATGAGTGTGTTTCTGAGTGTACAATGTCCTTCCTCACTTCCAGTCTCAGACGtccctcctccacctcaccCAGCTGCAGAGAGCCAATCAGCACCTGAGGAGCCCCTGCCAACTCCTCAGCCACTGGAGGATGGACATGAAGAGGAGGAGTCAGCAGTGGTGGAGTACAGCGACCCGTACGCTGAGGAGGACCCACCGTGGGCCCCCAGAACCTACATGGAGAAAGGTACAGAAACATAAAGCTGTGTCCCAAATCATCCACAGTGAATCTGATCCTGCAGCACTCGTCCTTTTTTTActctctgcatgtctgtgtctgtaccgTCTCTgtcaaataaagacaaactaTCTGTGATATCATTTTTGTCGCCCTCCAGTGGTGGCCATCTACGACTACACGGCCGACAAGGAGGACGAGCTGTCGTTCCAGGAAGGAGCGATCATCTACGTGATCAAGAAGAACGAGGACGGGTGGTACGAAGGCGTGATGAACGCCACCACGGGCCTCTTCCCTGGAAACTATGTGGAGTCCATCATGCACTACGCCGACTGAGGACCAACACTTCTGTGTTCACGTGTGTCTGTGGACGTGTGGCGTCTCACACCAGTTCAGTGTCTCCGATCTGAGCCAGAAGGGAAAAGATGACTCGGCTCTGttcctgtttttccttttagttTCTCACACTAATCGATCACAAACAGATCAAAGAATCTGAGTTTCACTAATATTTTATCGTGTTTATTGGACAGAATCAGAGCTGGAGTTTGTTATCGTCTCTGTGTACCCATAAGGCCTTGCACTGAGGGCTTCAGATTATGTTTTAATGAGTTCTGTTGTTGGAGAAGTGAGCAGAGCTTCAGGCGTCTTCatgttgtgtgttggtgtgaTGGATCCCAATGTTCCCGTTCTTTCACAGAAGGTCAGAGAAAACGTTTTTATATCTTGTAGTTCTTGTGATCACAAGAATTTTTTTTCTAGTTGTGCACTCTCCTCCCTTCACCCCGACCCTCAGCAGAGGACGATCACAGTCCGTCCCCTGAAGTGAGCACTTGAGATTATTTTTAGTGTTAACAGAAGAAATATGTGACGCTCTGATCCCAGAGATTAAAAAGACAGAATCAAATGAAGCTATGCAAAAGACACTTTTACACTAAAAACCAAATTCagagattttctttctttctttgtttcctctgaagcacttttacactacgaCTCATTGTGTCTGCAAAAACTGATAAATTAACATTTAGCTATAGCTCTTATTGAGGCTCTtctcagtgtttaatcaagaaAAAATACGTTTTAATTTTACAAATACTGAAGTCTGCGTCACTGATTAACACGTTTTGTTTCCTGTGAcggcttcacaataaaagccaacCGCTTTTTTTGCcagtagaattttttttttatgtgaagcagcagcaggaaacatCATGTTAGCATCAGCAGCAGTTTAATGCAGCTCTGTGTCAGCTGCAGGAGAgtgaacagaaaacagtgaatCAAATTTAGCACCAGAGACTTATCTTTGTAAATAATTCCAGTCCTCCAAATCCCTCGAAAACAGAAGTCCAGACTCGTATTTATCCATCGTCTCAGAGCAGGAGTTTTTTGATCCAATTTTTAGGACAAGCACTGAAagcattttatctttttaagtttccctaaaaaaaacaaaaaacagacccTCTTATTTTTTAATACTGCAGCTGATCTTCCTCTCTTTATCTCATCATCCTCCTCGttctcctcatcctcacctGCTGTCGTGTTAATTATGTAAAAGATCAGACAATTAAACCAACAAACCACATCATCGAATCAGTGTTCAAACCAGTTTCAGTCTCTCCTGAGTGTTTTCACTGCATCAGgaggatttattttatttagtttataacCAACTCTTCGTCCCTTTGACCTTTGGCCTCAACAAATACCCTCCTTACTTTCTCAAGAGCCTTATCTTCATCTTTTTATCATCAGTGCAAGTGTTAAAAGTATGGAGCCCAACATGAAAAAGGACAAAAGGATCTTTGTCAGTTATTAGAAAAActttcttgaaataatgactgaGAGTGACACAGCTCGCTCCAATATGGCGGCACTGAACAGAGTGGTGTCGTCAGCATACAGAACTATGTTGGCATTTTTACACACAGTGGCAACTCATTAAAAATGGAGTATTACAAAGACCTTTAACGATAATGAAAAGCTGTCTTGAAATAACAACTTAATATCTcgaaaaatagtaataataatatttttagatGCTGTACATCATTGATTTTCTACCCTAAATCGTTTTGAGAAGGTTTCTCATCATAGTGAGTTACAGcatcttttattttcatcacaagtcttcatattatttttttctgttactgGGCTTCCATATAAAGATACTGAGAACTCTGGGAAAATAATTAGAGATGAAACAAAGGAGTAAGAAAGACACTAAAATATTTACACTAATAATCAAACTGCAACAGAAGACAGAAATATCAAACTCAGTGAAGAGGAGTGAATGACGGACAGTTTTCAGTGACTTTTGTGCCataaataataatcattgtCGTCTCTGATGTGAAGTCTGTAGACTGAgcctctgtgttttattttaaagctgagctgagctgtggTGAAAAGCGTTTCACCACATAGAAAGAAACTACTTTTAATACATCCTGTGATCTGTGCAGATGAAGACAGTTGTTGAAGGATAGTTCGGGATTTTTTTCGCCCAGCTTGGGTcttattgttttagtttttactcTCACTTTAAAGAATTTAactgaaaatgtgatttaaaccTGAAGTTTGGAAGAAAAGTCAAACCTGAGCATCAAAATGAGGTTCCCTGAAGagtttttaaagctttaaacTCAACACTGAATCCCCAATGCAAAGACAGAAAACTAAATTCTGATCTAAATTAACAGGATCAGATCAGGACGAGGTCTTCCTCCAGTGAAGGTTTGATCCTTTCGCACCAAACTCCAGCAGAAAACCGACAGATTTAAGATGAATTCAGACATGTGTGTTTCCCTCCCGGTGGTGTTGCAGCCTCGGCCTGTCGTCGTCGTGTTCTCATGTGGTTCTCGTGTGGTGAAGTGGACCTGAACAAAGCGCCTGGTTGCCAGTGTTGAAGTTTACAGTGTGTTTGCCTGCATGCCTGATATAAtaactgacatttttattcacGATGTTTTCATACTCTttgtatttcttcttttttgatttatggtgtgtgtgtgtgtgtttgatcagcTGGAGGTGGTGGTGTTTCTGTTCAGTGCTGTTTGGTTGTAATAGCCCTTTAAAAAGACGTCCTGTGTGTTTGGACTCTCAGGTGGAGGTTGGATGTTTCTGTGCCATAtaaacagatgtgtgtgtgggagtgtgtgtgtacagtgtgtgtgtgaagcagtaTGAACCAAACGTTCCCTCGTGGACTGAAGTGGACctgaaacagtgtttttttttttttcttgttgtacagtttgatattaaagaggcacaaaaaccaGAGCGTGCCGACCCCTCAGAGGAAGATTAATCTTTTACTGCCACTAACAGAGTCGCTGTGTAGAGCTGCAAACTAACGAGGACTTTCACTGTCActctgtcagttattttctgGATTAATCGATCAGTTGTTTGGTCCATAGCAGGTAGAGACACACATCTAGTGATGCActtggacacatcatcagtgacaGTACCAGGGGTCATCGGTGGTTTTGGGTCTTTCAACGTCAGACCCCCTCACCCTGACGAGCCAACCAGGT is from Epinephelus moara isolate mb chromosome 7, YSFRI_EMoa_1.0, whole genome shotgun sequence and encodes:
- the LOC126393543 gene encoding abl interactor 2-like isoform X1, coding for MAELQMLLEEEIPAGRRALLDSYTNLERVAEYCESNYVQSADKERALEETKSYTTQSLASVAYLINTLANNVLQMLDIQASQLRRMESSVNHISQTVDIHKEKVARREIGILTTNKNTSRSHKIVAPGNPERPVRYIRKPIDYSVLDDIGHGVKWLLRFKVNGQQNMKLGGGLSRSNPPTQKPPSPPRAGKGILGKNSPYRTLEPVRPPVVPNDYVSSPTRNNMAVGQLPSPARTATLNHRPRTYSGSSGGSHPSSSSRSSSRENSGSGSVGIPIAVPTPSPPSTFPVSPTAGPASSSSTAPNSSPSPSPTPSSFSSSSSTTTLTQPNAALPPNSPAQHADSPPQTNTRSNAPANTYNPAPGTSDVELSPLLPPAPPPPLSSSSSSSSPAEGPIVPQFFSMNRPQPRQQAPQVGGSLPYRRPPSVTGQPIETQNQVNGGPYYNQSPASPPPPSLLQFTPQLPLMGFVARVQESISDVPPPPHPAAESQSAPEEPLPTPQPLEDGHEEEESAVVEYSDPYAEEDPPWAPRTYMEKVVAIYDYTADKEDELSFQEGAIIYVIKKNEDGWYEGVMNATTGLFPGNYVESIMHYAD
- the LOC126393543 gene encoding abl interactor 2-like isoform X2, with protein sequence MAELQMLLEEEIPAGRRALLDSYTNLERVAEYCESNYVQSADKERALEETKSYTTQSLASVAYLINTLANNVLQMLDIQASQLRRMESSVNHISQTVDIHKEKVARREIGILTTNKNTSRSHKIVAPGNPERPVRYIRKPIDYSVLDDIGHGVKVNGQQNMKLGGGLSRSNPPTQKPPSPPRAGKGILGKNSPYRTLEPVRPPVVPNDYVSSPTRNNMAVGQLPSPARTATLNHRPRTYSGSSGGSHPSSSSRSSSRENSGSGSVGIPIAVPTPSPPSTFPVSPTAGPASSSSTAPNSSPSPSPTPSSFSSSSSTTTLTQPNAALPPNSPAQHADSPPQTNTRSNAPANTYNPAPGTSDVELSPLLPPAPPPPLSSSSSSSSPAEGPIVPQFFSMNRPQPRQQAPQVGGSLPYRRPPSVTGQPIETQNQVNGGPYYNQSPASPPPPSLLQFTPQLPLMGFVARVQESISDVPPPPHPAAESQSAPEEPLPTPQPLEDGHEEEESAVVEYSDPYAEEDPPWAPRTYMEKVVAIYDYTADKEDELSFQEGAIIYVIKKNEDGWYEGVMNATTGLFPGNYVESIMHYAD
- the LOC126393543 gene encoding abl interactor 2-like isoform X3, translated to MAELQMLLEEEIPAGRRALLDSYTNLERVAEYCESNYVQSADKERALEETKSYTTQSLASVAYLINTLANNVLQMLDIQASQLRRMESSVNHISQTVDIHKEKVARREIGILTTNKNTSRSHKIVAPGNPERPVRYIRKPIDYSVLDDIGHGVKWLLRFKVNGQQNMKLGGGLSRSNPPTQKPPSPPRAGKGILGKNSPYRTLEPVRPPVVPNDYVSSPTRNNMAVGQLPSPARTATLNHRPRTYSGSSGGSHPSSSSRSSSRENSGSGSVGIPIAVPTPSPPSTFPGPIVPQFFSMNRPQPRQQAPQVGGSLPYRRPPSVTGQPIETQNQVNGGPYYNQSPASPPPPSLLQFTPQLPLMGFVARVQESISDVPPPPHPAAESQSAPEEPLPTPQPLEDGHEEEESAVVEYSDPYAEEDPPWAPRTYMEKVVAIYDYTADKEDELSFQEGAIIYVIKKNEDGWYEGVMNATTGLFPGNYVESIMHYAD
- the LOC126393543 gene encoding abl interactor 2-like isoform X4, producing the protein MAELQMLLEEEIPAGRRALLDSYTNLERVAEYCESNYVQSADKERALEETKSYTTQSLASVAYLINTLANNVLQMLDIQASQLRRMESSVNHISQTVDIHKEKVARREIGILTTNKNTSRSHKIVAPGNPERPVRYIRKPIDYSVLDDIGHGVKVNGQQNMKLGGGLSRSNPPTQKPPSPPRAGKGILGKNSPYRTLEPVRPPVVPNDYVSSPTRNNMAVGQLPSPARTATLNHRPRTYSGSSGGSHPSSSSRSSSRENSGSGSVGIPIAVPTPSPPSTFPGPIVPQFFSMNRPQPRQQAPQVGGSLPYRRPPSVTGQPIETQNQVNGGPYYNQSPASPPPPSLLQFTPQLPLMGFVARVQESISDVPPPPHPAAESQSAPEEPLPTPQPLEDGHEEEESAVVEYSDPYAEEDPPWAPRTYMEKVVAIYDYTADKEDELSFQEGAIIYVIKKNEDGWYEGVMNATTGLFPGNYVESIMHYAD
- the LOC126393543 gene encoding abl interactor 1-like isoform X5, which translates into the protein MAELQMLLEEEIPAGRRALLDSYTNLERVAEYCESNYVQSADKERALEETKSYTTQSLASVAYLINTLANNVLQMLDIQASQLRRMESSVNHISQTVDIHKEKVARREIGILTTNKNTSRSHKIVAPGNPERPVRYIRKPIDYSVLDDIGHGVKWLLRFKVNGQQNMKLGGGLSRSNPPTQKPPSPPRAGKGILGGSSGGSHPSSSSRSSSRENSGSGSVGIPIAVPTPSPPSTFPGPIVPQFFSMNRPQPRQQAPQVGGSLPYRRPPSVTGQPIETQNQVNGGPYYNQSPASPPPPSLLQFTPQLPLMGFVARVQESISDVPPPPHPAAESQSAPEEPLPTPQPLEDGHEEEESAVVEYSDPYAEEDPPWAPRTYMEKVVAIYDYTADKEDELSFQEGAIIYVIKKNEDGWYEGVMNATTGLFPGNYVESIMHYAD